A region from the Abditibacteriota bacterium genome encodes:
- a CDS encoding extracellular solute-binding protein, whose translation PITNKIARYKGELYAIPTSMGLLGIFYHPEILEANGYKPGEVPQTLEELTELSKKLAVMDKNHNIKTMGFLPGEMPSFLAAWGNGLWDYKTGRLTLNTEGNVKAFEYLVNLREYYGGFDKVAKFEAGLENAGGNGVLMPFFARKILFLHTGAWHIALINQQMKKYAKDYKTMPTPAPVGGHKYYSWLGNCFLVIPKGANNPKGAYEFIKYWSGITDPDEGAKVMQLGGWLPSFRAVRDSKIYQQWLDENPTQRAFVDMMESDNIIYYPPVPYQLYIFDRLNYYYDKCIRGRMKPREALQKLEEDVQEEIERRKKFKLD comes from the coding sequence CCCATCACCAACAAGATAGCCCGCTACAAGGGCGAGCTCTACGCCATACCCACCTCCATGGGCCTCCTGGGCATATTCTATCACCCGGAGATATTGGAAGCTAACGGCTACAAGCCGGGCGAGGTGCCCCAGACCCTGGAGGAGCTGACGGAGCTGTCCAAGAAGCTGGCCGTCATGGACAAGAACCACAACATCAAGACCATGGGCTTTTTGCCAGGGGAGATGCCTTCGTTTCTGGCGGCCTGGGGCAACGGCCTGTGGGACTACAAGACCGGCCGCCTGACCCTGAACACCGAGGGCAACGTGAAGGCCTTTGAGTATCTGGTGAACCTGAGAGAGTATTACGGCGGCTTTGACAAGGTGGCCAAGTTCGAGGCGGGCCTGGAAAACGCCGGCGGCAACGGGGTCCTCATGCCCTTCTTTGCCCGCAAGATACTCTTTTTGCACACCGGCGCCTGGCATATAGCCCTCATCAATCAGCAGATGAAAAAATACGCCAAGGACTACAAGACCATGCCTACCCCCGCCCCGGTGGGAGGCCACAAATACTACTCCTGGCTGGGCAACTGCTTCCTGGTGATCCCCAAAGGCGCCAACAATCCCAAGGGCGCCTACGAGTTCATCAAATACTGGTCCGGCATCACAGACCCCGACGAGGGAGCCAAGGTGATGCAGCTGGGGGGCTGGCTGCCCTCCTTCCGGGCCGTGAGAGACTCGAAGATATATCAGCAGTGGCTGGACGAAAACCCCACCCAGCGGGCCTTTGTGGACATGATGGAGTCGGACAACATCATCTACTATCCGCCGGTGCCCTATCAGCTGTATATCTTTGACCGCCTCAACTACTACTATGACAAGTGCATCCGGGGCAGGATGAAGCCACGGGAGGCCCTGCAAAAGCTGGAAGAAGACGTGCAGGAAGAGATAGAACGCCGCAAGAAATTCAAGCTGGATTAG
- a CDS encoding PTS sugar transporter subunit IIC/EAL domain-containing protein: MNHFNRFNRLIRRIEQMTVVRAVRNALVNMIPVLTIGAFALILLTLPVPAYQRFLETDAGGLFFRFLRLVYSGTFGVLSVYITILISYAYVRLRADKHGSVVGAILAAVICFAILAGAYLPDFSIDYLGPKSMFLALLTGLGASSLCHWLYRKLRRDSPRVLTVGADLEFTRALSTLAPIAITVVVFATLNGLIIRLAHVDSFLHGLNSLFNWAFSFGEVGFFKGLCMVLLSSLLWFFGIHGSDTLEGVMQTYFTPGLAANQAAVAAGGEPQVILTKGFFDLFVLMGGCGATICLLIAITLFSRSRARKRLGLYAALPMIFNINEMMVFGLPIILNPVMFVPFITVPLVCFTATYVAIYCGFVPMITSEVEWTTPVLLGGYYATGSIAGSLLQLFNILLGVLIYLPFVKILDHQSEARLRHEYDSFVRFFKANEQTLTSVRLTDMNNVYGDLAKELCAEMQGSIGSSIVMGYQPQYNYEGKCVGAESLLRWQHPVLGVLYPPLVIRLAEEGGFLPELEEAVLSRILEEHPAALKRFGEDAKISFNITGKTVVEPRFLQYCAQMDEKYGFRGKNLCLEVTEQAALSFGEHTVRALRTLHGMGLMLAVDDFSMGQTSIHYLKDNLFDLIKLDGSLVRGLYTHQNNREIISSIVRLATTLGLAVLAEFVETEDQRDTLHGLGCDLYQGYLYSPAVFLEDDRP; the protein is encoded by the coding sequence ATGAACCACTTCAATCGCTTCAACCGGCTGATCCGAAGAATAGAGCAGATGACCGTCGTCCGCGCCGTGCGGAACGCTCTGGTCAACATGATCCCGGTGCTGACCATAGGCGCCTTTGCCCTGATCCTGCTGACCCTGCCGGTCCCTGCCTATCAGAGATTTCTCGAGACCGATGCGGGCGGCCTGTTTTTCCGCTTTCTCCGGCTGGTGTACAGCGGCACCTTCGGCGTCCTCTCCGTCTATATCACCATACTGATATCTTACGCCTACGTCAGGCTGCGGGCTGACAAGCACGGCAGCGTGGTAGGCGCCATACTGGCCGCCGTCATATGCTTTGCCATCCTGGCCGGGGCGTATCTGCCTGACTTCAGCATAGATTATCTGGGACCCAAGTCCATGTTTCTGGCGCTCCTGACCGGCCTGGGGGCCTCGTCCCTGTGCCACTGGCTGTATCGGAAGCTGCGGCGTGACAGCCCCCGGGTCCTCACGGTGGGCGCGGACCTGGAGTTTACCAGGGCGCTCTCCACGCTGGCGCCCATTGCTATCACGGTGGTGGTGTTCGCGACGCTGAACGGCCTTATCATCCGCCTGGCCCACGTGGACTCCTTCCTCCACGGACTCAATTCTCTCTTCAACTGGGCCTTCTCCTTCGGAGAGGTGGGCTTTTTCAAGGGCTTGTGCATGGTGCTGCTGTCCTCTCTGCTCTGGTTTTTCGGCATCCACGGCAGCGACACCCTGGAGGGCGTCATGCAGACCTACTTTACCCCGGGACTGGCGGCCAACCAGGCCGCCGTGGCAGCGGGAGGAGAGCCGCAGGTCATCCTGACCAAGGGCTTCTTTGACCTCTTTGTCCTGATGGGCGGCTGCGGCGCCACCATATGCCTGCTCATCGCCATCACCCTGTTTTCCCGGAGCCGCGCGAGAAAAAGGCTGGGCCTCTACGCAGCCCTGCCCATGATATTCAACATCAACGAGATGATGGTCTTCGGTCTGCCCATCATTCTCAATCCCGTGATGTTTGTGCCCTTTATCACGGTGCCCCTGGTGTGCTTTACCGCCACCTATGTGGCCATATACTGCGGCTTTGTCCCCATGATCACCTCGGAGGTGGAGTGGACGACCCCGGTGCTGCTGGGCGGCTACTACGCCACCGGCAGCATAGCCGGCAGCCTGCTGCAGCTATTCAACATCCTGCTGGGCGTGCTGATCTATCTGCCCTTTGTCAAGATCCTCGACCACCAGTCCGAGGCGCGCCTGAGGCACGAATACGACTCCTTTGTGAGATTTTTCAAGGCCAACGAGCAGACCCTGACCTCGGTCCGGCTGACGGACATGAACAACGTCTATGGCGACCTGGCCAAGGAGCTCTGCGCGGAAATGCAGGGCAGCATCGGCAGCAGCATCGTCATGGGCTACCAGCCTCAGTACAACTATGAGGGCAAGTGCGTCGGCGCGGAGTCGCTGCTGCGGTGGCAGCATCCCGTGCTGGGAGTGCTCTATCCGCCGCTGGTGATCCGGCTGGCGGAGGAAGGCGGCTTTCTCCCCGAGCTGGAAGAGGCGGTCCTGTCCCGCATACTGGAGGAACACCCGGCAGCCCTCAAACGCTTTGGCGAGGACGCCAAGATATCCTTCAACATCACGGGCAAGACCGTCGTCGAGCCCCGGTTTTTGCAGTATTGCGCCCAGATGGACGAAAAATACGGCTTCAGGGGCAAGAACCTCTGCCTGGAGGTCACGGAGCAGGCGGCCCTCTCCTTCGGAGAACACACGGTCAGGGCCCTGCGCACCCTGCACGGCATGGGTCTGATGCTGGCAGTGGACGACTTTTCCATGGGCCAGACCTCCATCCACTATCTGAAGGACAACCTTTTCGACCTCATCAAGCTGGACGGCTCTCTGGTCAGGGGGCTCTACACCCACCAGAACAACCGGGAGATCATCTCCTCCATTGTCCGGCTGGCCACTACCCTGGGCCTGGCGGTCCTGGCGGAATTCGTGGAGACCGAGGACCAGCGGGATACCCTGCACGGCTTGGGCTGCGACCTGTATCAGGGATATCTGTATTCTCCGGCCGTGTTTTTGGAGGACGACCGCCCGTAA